The Anaerolineae bacterium DNA window TGTCGCCTCGGAGCATGGACTTGGTGGTCGAGGCCACGGGCAACCCTCAAGGGCTGGCTCTGGCCAAACACGCCCTGCGCCCGCGCGGAACTTTGGTGCTCAAAAGCACCTTCGCTGGCGATACGACCCTCAATCTGGCCTCCTTTGTCGTGGACGAGGTCACGGTGGTGGGCTCGCGCTGCGGGCCTTTTGCCCCGGCGCTACGCCATCTGGCACAGGGGCGGATTGATCCACGCCCGCTCATCGAGGCCCGTTATCCGCTGGCCGGGGGGCTGGCTGCCTTCGACCATGCTGCCCGCGCGGGCGTGTTCAAAGTGCTGTTGGAGCCGTGAACAATGTATCTCATCGATGGGCACAACCTAATCCCCCATGTGGCGGGGCTGAGTCTGCGCGATCCGGACGATGAGCGTCGCCTTGCCGAGGGGCTGGCCGCGTTCTGTCGGCGCGCCCGATGCCGGGCCGAGGTGTACTTCGACGGGGCGCCCCCCACCCAGGCCCGGCGCTTCACTTTGGGCCGGGTGACCGTGGTCTTCGTTCGGCGGGGCCGCACGGCCGATGCGGCGATTCACGCCCGGTTGCGCCAGTTGGGCGGCGCTGCTCGGAATGTCATCGTGGTCTCCTCGGATCGGCAGGTGCAGGCGGCGGTCAAATCTTACGGAGCGCAGGTGATGGACGCCGCCACCTTCGCCCGACGCCTGGCGGCCTCAGCCACGGCTTCCGCCGGCGAAGCAGAGGAGAAACCTGCCGAAGTGTCCCCCGATGAGGTGGAGGAGTGGCTGCGGTTGTTTGGGGAAGAGGAGGGTTGAGTCGCGGAGCGGTTCCCACAACGGAGGAGAGCCTTGCCCCGTGATTCAGGCCGGTTTCTAAGCCAGACGCCATGCGGTGGCGCGGTCCAAGTAGGGCGAACGCCGCAACAGCAGCCAGCGAACGAAGGGCCGGAAGGCTCGCACGAGGCCGCGTCGCCAGCCCAGGGCGCGGCGCAGGTCGGCCAGGTAGTCGTCCAGGGTGCGTTGCTGATAGCGGAGCAGGCGTTCGCTTTCCTCGGTGTCTAGCCAGTCTACTGGATACGGTGTGCGGCTGAAGGCTTCCTCGGGCAGCATACCCACGCCGACGGTGACCAAGATGCGCTCGGCCACCTCGTGGTAAAGGTGCTGGCAGCGCGGCCCGCCGCCGATGTGGAGCACTTTGCCCCAGACGGCTTCGCTGGTCACCGCGTGGGCGATGGCGATGGCCACATCTTCCCGATGGACGAATTCGATGCGGTTGTTCAGGGGGACATCGAACATCCCAGGGTCGAGGATCAAGGTGACGGGCAGGGCGGCAGCCAGGCGAAAGATGACCCATTTTAGGGTGGAGCCTTTGACCAGGGCTTCGGCTGCCGCTTTGTGGCGGGAGTAGTGTTCGGCAGGGTTGGGGGGATCGTCAACCCGCCGCGGGGGCGGCAGGTGCTGGGTGCGACCATAGATGTGCAGCGACGAGGTGAAGACCAGGCGTGGGGGGCGCGGTTGGGCTTCCATGGCGGCGATCAGGTTGCGTGTGCCGCCCACATTGACGGCCCACGCCCAATCAGGTGCCTCTTCGCTGCCTTTGCCCGTGGCCGAGAGGTTGGGGATGACGAAGGCCAGATGCACCACGGCGTCCTGGCCGGCCACGGCCCGGGCGACCGCCTGGGGATCACGGATATCGCCCCAGCACACCCGCACCCGCCCACGGAAGCGCCGGGCCGCGTGCCGATTGCGCCTGGTGGGCGTGTCAAAGGCAGTGAGATGATGGCCGTGGTGGAGCAGGGATTCCAGCGCGGCCTGGCCGATGTTGCCAAATGCGCCGCTGACGAGAACATGCATGGAAAACCTCCGAAGGGGAAAGAAGGAACAAAGCGTCTCACTCGGGGAGGATGCCCCAGCCGCGCAGCAGGGTGCGCACCCCCTGATAAGCCACGGCGCCCCACTCGGTGGTTTCGGGCAGGACCATCCCTTGCAGGAGCACCCCCATGGCTAGGGCCAGCATCGTGCGGGCCGCGGTGTGGGGATCCGTGGTCAGCGGGGCGCCTTTCTGACGGGCTTCGGCCAGCCATTCGGCGAACAGGGCCTCAAAGCGGCGGTAGGGCGCGACCATGGCCTGCCATACTGAAGGTTCCCGCACGGCGTGGCTCCAGAATTCCAGCAGCAAAGGCCACGACTGACGCCCTTCGTGGCCGATGCGCCCCACCTGTTCGCTCATCGCCAGCAGGGCGTGGGCGATCTGGGGATGGGCGCGCCGCTGGGCCTGAAGTCGCTCCTCTAAACGGGCTAGCCAGCGTTGCAGCAAAGCCAGGAAAACGGCCTGCTTGGAGGGAAAGTGGTGGTAGAACGCCCCTTTGCTGACCCCCGCCTCGCGGCAGATGGCCTCCACGCTCACCGCGTTGTAGCCCTGGGTGGCGAAGAGGTGTTCGGCGGCTTGCAGGAGGGCGTGGTAGGTGGCTTGACTGCGGGCTTGTTTAGGCATGAGGGCTCCTTGAGGGATTAAAACCATACCGACCGGTCGGTATGATTTTAGCACAGATATCCCCCTGCGGCAAGGGAACCTCGAAAAAAGGGGCGCGTTGCCTCAGGCGGGGCGGGCCCGTCCTTTCGACAACGCGCCGGGGGCCTTCCAGGGGCTGAAGGCAGTAGCGCGCTTACGCTGTTTCGGCCGCGTCTTCCGGCGGCGGCGTTTCTTCCAGGGGTTCTTCCTCCTCTGCCAGTTCGGCAGGTTCCTCTTCGGGCGGTCGGTCGAGCATTTGCATGTCACGGGCCACGATGCGTACCACGCGCCGGCGTTGCCCCTCGCCCTCGACGGTGTACACGCGCAGGCGACCCTCAATATACACCAGGCGGCCCTTGCTCAGATACTGCTCGCAGATTTCCCCCAGGCGGCCATAGGCTTCGATGGTGAACCAGTCGGTGGTCTGGCGTAGTTCGCCCTGGGGGGAGCGCCAGCGCCGGTCCACGGCCAGGGAGAAGATGGCATAGGGCTTGCCGCTGGGGGTGAAGCGCCGCTCTGGGGCACGCCCCAGGCGACCGAT harbors:
- a CDS encoding NYN domain-containing protein; amino-acid sequence: MYLIDGHNLIPHVAGLSLRDPDDERRLAEGLAAFCRRARCRAEVYFDGAPPTQARRFTLGRVTVVFVRRGRTADAAIHARLRQLGGAARNVIVVSSDRQVQAAVKSYGAQVMDAATFARRLAASATASAGEAEEKPAEVSPDEVEEWLRLFGEEEG
- a CDS encoding NAD(P)-dependent oxidoreductase, whose amino-acid sequence is MHVLVSGAFGNIGQAALESLLHHGHHLTAFDTPTRRNRHAARRFRGRVRVCWGDIRDPQAVARAVAGQDAVVHLAFVIPNLSATGKGSEEAPDWAWAVNVGGTRNLIAAMEAQPRPPRLVFTSSLHIYGRTQHLPPPRRVDDPPNPAEHYSRHKAAAEALVKGSTLKWVIFRLAAALPVTLILDPGMFDVPLNNRIEFVHREDVAIAIAHAVTSEAVWGKVLHIGGGPRCQHLYHEVAERILVTVGVGMLPEEAFSRTPYPVDWLDTEESERLLRYQQRTLDDYLADLRRALGWRRGLVRAFRPFVRWLLLRRSPYLDRATAWRLA
- a CDS encoding TetR/AcrR family transcriptional regulator — its product is MPKQARSQATYHALLQAAEHLFATQGYNAVSVEAICREAGVSKGAFYHHFPSKQAVFLALLQRWLARLEERLQAQRRAHPQIAHALLAMSEQVGRIGHEGRQSWPLLLEFWSHAVREPSVWQAMVAPYRRFEALFAEWLAEARQKGAPLTTDPHTAARTMLALAMGVLLQGMVLPETTEWGAVAYQGVRTLLRGWGILPE
- a CDS encoding single-stranded DNA-binding protein encodes the protein MPSLNRVQLIGRLGRAPERRFTPSGKPYAIFSLAVDRRWRSPQGELRQTTDWFTIEAYGRLGEICEQYLSKGRLVYIEGRLRVYTVEGEGQRRRVVRIVARDMQMLDRPPEEEPAELAEEEEPLEETPPPEDAAETA